One Vigna unguiculata cultivar IT97K-499-35 chromosome 11, ASM411807v1, whole genome shotgun sequence DNA window includes the following coding sequences:
- the LOC114170175 gene encoding uncharacterized protein LOC114170175 produces MTKYCRYHRNHGHTTEECKALEEKIEELVRAGHFRRFVRKDDNSFRSHHPPRSDHRCPPCDSRHGKRLNQPANHDPQPARTNVTPVDPPLRGIINTISGGFAGGGSTSSVRKRHLRHIQSINHITHSHHRRRMPPITFTDDDFQGLDHQQDDPMVITVEIENYAVKKVLIDQGSSVDILYWATYQKLQLSDTAMVPYNEPIYGFSGEKVSTCGYIDLHIIFRDGAQTKTIPIRFLIVDAPTSYNVLLGCPSLNTLGAVVSTPHLAMKFSSPSGDILTIYGNQRLARECYMASLHPQLPILQTNHIERPPSSEIT; encoded by the coding sequence ATGACTAAGTATTGCCGCTATCACCGAAACCACGGCCATACCACAGAGGAATGTAAAGCACTCGAggaaaaaattgaagaactggTTCGTGCTGGCCATTTTCGCCGCTTTGTCCGTAAAGATGACAACTCCTTCCGATCTCATCACCCTCCTCGTTCCGACCACCGATGCCCTCCCTGTGACTCTCGCCACGGTAAACGCCTAAACCAACCCGCAAACCATGACCCTCAACCGGCTCGCACCAACGTTACCCCCGTCGACCCTCCTCTACGCGGCattatcaacaccatctctggtggtttTGCTGGTGGAGGATCCACATCATCTGTCAGgaagagacacctccgccatatccaatccatcaaccacataacCCATTCTCATCACAGACGTCGCATGCCCCCCATAACCTTCACAGACGATGATTTTCAAGGCCTTGACCACCAGCAAGATGACCCTatggtcatcaccgttgaaATAGAAAACTACGCAGTCAAAAAAGTCCTCATCGACCAAggcagctccgttgacatcctctaTTGGGCTACGtaccaaaaactccaactctcagacaccgccatggtcccataCAATGAACCGATATATGGCTTTTCTGGGGAAAAAGTTTCCACCTGCGGCTACATTGACCTCCATATCATTTTCCGCGATGGTGCCCAAACAAAGACAATTCCCATTcgcttccttatcgtcgacgcACCTACATCTTATAATGTCCTCCTCGGCTGCCCTTCACTCAACACTCTTGGCGCTGTTGTTTCCACACCTcatctggccatgaagttcTCCTCCCCATCTGGTGACATCCTCACCATTTATGGCAACCAACGCCttgcacgcgaatgctacatggccagcctacaCCCACAGCTTCCCATCCTTCAAACCAATCATATTGAGCGACCACCCAGCTCTGAGATCACCTAA